A single region of the Silene latifolia isolate original U9 population chromosome 8, ASM4854445v1, whole genome shotgun sequence genome encodes:
- the LOC141597284 gene encoding sugar transport protein 14-like — translation MAGGGFTSNVPAGRAAMYKYKITPYFIFACVVAASGGSLFGYDLGVSGGVTSMDDFLKEFFPKVFERKHAHLLETDYCKYDDQLLTLFTSSLYYAALVSTFGASVVTRTKGRRASILVGGASFFVGGIINAFAKNVAMLIIGRVFLGFGIGFGNQAVPLYLSEMAPAPIRGAVNQLFQLTTCLGILVANFINYGTEKLHPYGWRISVGLACLPASLMFVGGLFLPETPNSLVEQGRVEEGRKVLEKVRGTSDVEAEFADLVDASEAARAIKHPFRNLLERKNRPQLIIGALALPAFQQLTGMNSILFYAPVFFQSLGFTTNASLYSSTITNGALVIAALISMSLVDKFGRRAFYIEAGIEMLVEMIAVGVTLGVYFGNASGQIPAGVSYFLVLMICLFVLAYGRSWGPLGWLVPSELFPLETRSAGQSIVVCVNMIFTALVAQCFLVALCHLKYGIFLLFAGLILIMTSFVYFFLPETKQVPIEEVNLLWRQHWYWRNYVSDEDVMAHTGGGGKSDKLEA, via the exons ATGGCAGGAGGAGGATTTACAAGTAATGTTCCAGCAGGAAGGGCTGCTATGTATAAATATAAGATCACACCTTACTTCATCTTTGCTTGTGTCGTCGCGGCAAGTGGTGGATCTCTCTTTGGTTATGATCTTGGTGTTTCTG GAGGAGTGACATCCATGGACGATTTCTTGAAAGAATTCTTCCCTAAGGTATTTGAAAGGAAGCATGCACACTTGCTAGAGACAGATTACTGTAAATACGACGATCAACTACTAACCCTATTCACATCATCCCTATACTACGCGGCTCTAGTATCGACATTTGGAGCTTCAGTTGTGACTCGAACCAAGGGAAGACGAGCAAGTATCTTAGTTGGTGGTGCAAGTTTCTTTGTAGGAGGTATTATCAATGCTTTCGCCAAAAATGTTGCCATGCTTATCATTGGAAGAGTTTTCCTTGGTTTTGGCATTGGATTTGGCAATCAA GCAGTTCCTCTATACCTTTCCGAAATGGCCCCGGCCCCAATCCGAGGAGCAGTAAACCAACTCTTCCAACTAACAACATGTCTAGGAATACTAGTAGCAAATTTCATCAACTACGGAACAGAGAAGCTCCATCCATACGGATGGAGAATCTCTGTCGGGTTAGCTTGCCTTCCAGCAAGTCTAATGTTTGTTGGGGGTCTGTTCTTACCGGAGACCCCCAACAGCCTTGTAGAACAAGGCAGGGTCGAAGAAGGGAGGAAAGTGCTTGAAAAAGTACGAGGAACATCAGACGTTGAGGCCGAGTTTGCTGATTTAGTCGATGCAAGTGAAGCTGCAAGGGCTATTAAACATCCTTTCCGAAACCTTCTTGAGAGAAAAAACCGTCCTCAGTTGATAATCGGAGCTTTGGCTCTTCCAGCTTTTCAACAGTTGACAGGAATGAACTCCATTTTGTTCTATGCACCTGTGTTCTTTCAGAGTTTAGGGTTTACGACCAATGCTTCGTTGTATTCATCAACTATCACTAACGGAGCTCTTGTTATCGCTGCGTTGATTTCCATGTCTTTGGTTGATAAGTTCGGTAGGAGGGCGTTTTATATTGAAGCTGGGATTGAAATGTTGGTGGAAATG ATAGCTGTTGGAGTTACTCTGGGAGTATATTTTGGAAATGCGTCGGGACAAATACCAGCAGGAGTAAGTTACTTCCTGGTGCTAATGATCTGCTTGTTTGTGTTAGCCTATGGAAGGTCATGGGGTCCACTAGGTTGGCTAGTACCCAGTGAGCTCTTCCCACTTGAAACGAGATCAGCCGGTCAAAGCATTGTCGTCTGTGTTAACATGATCTTCACCGCCTTGGTGGCTCAGTGCTTCCTGGTCGCGCTCTGTCATCTAAAATATGGAATTTTCTTGCTCTTTGCGGGACTGATACTCATTATGACGAGCTTCGTCTACTTCTTTCTACCGGAAACCAAACAGGTTCCGATAGAAGAAGTAAATTTATTGTGGAGGCAACACTGGTATTGGAGAAACTATGTTAGTGACGAGGATGTGATGGCGCACACTGGCGGTGGTGGCAAGTCTGACAAGTTAGAAGCATAA
- the LOC141597283 gene encoding putative glycosyltransferase At3g07620 — protein sequence MAGMIMKFGSRFPGKRKLLYLMGILAALIVFYQFSEFSIGSYYSESSPGKEASVFVTFRSSPHPRIPTIVNKTDLVERVDNMAIDDDVSFSKNMSRMMRFRSLWNGTDYSTSVEESHNVNASSDFSAISSPNTRDRMESLGTMLNSLLEMNTTVPSTNIEQVVELEAGFKNRDLEYSWKNESCILERYVRKMRGTTVTLSEMKSMLLNGPASSISMKRKWSSPRDRELVSASLRIKNAPVLRSFPDLHAPLFRNASVFKMSYELMTRILKIYVYKEGETPIFHEPRVRGIYAAEGWFMKLVEKSKQFVVRDPKKAHLFYLPFSSNSLRSTLHDHSMKDLERYLSGYVDIIKKKHRFWNRTNGADHFLVACHDWGPRITRTHMSNCIRALCNTNVARGFSIGKDVAVPVTYVRSGNEPTRDIGGKPPSERDILAFFAGQMHGYVRPLLLKYWENRAPDMKIFGPMKRDVEGKAVYREYMKSSKFCICAKGYGVHTPRVVESIFYECVPVIISDNYVPPFFEVLDWEEFAVFVLEKDIPNLRNILVSIPEDRYFEMHLRVKMVQKHFIWHKVPEKYDLFHMILHSIWYSRVSRMRPS from the exons ATGGCTGGCATGATCATGAAATTTGGCAGTCGTTTTCCGGGCAAAAGAAAGCTTCTTTATTTGATGGGTATTTTAGCTGCCCTGATAGTTTTCTACCAGTTTTCAGAATTTTCTATTGGCAGTTATTACTCAGAGTCGTCACCCGGTAAAGAGGCTTCAGTATTTGTTACATTTAGGAGTAGTCCACACCCCAGAATACCGACAATAGTGAATAAGACTGACCTGGTTGAAAGAGTTGATAACATGGCAATTGATGATGATGTCAGTTTTAGCAAGAATATGTCGCGAATGATGAGGTTTAGAAGTTTGTGGAATGGGACTGACTATAGTACATCAGTGGAAGAATCTCACAATGTGAATGCTTCCTCAGACTTTTCAGCTATATCAAGTCCAAATACTAGGGATAGAATGGAATCTCTGGGTACCATGTTGAACTCTCTGTTGGAAATGAACACCACAGTACCATCAACCAATATCGAGCAGGTTGTAGAGTTGGAGGCCGGGTTTAAGAATAGAGACTTGGAGTATAGTTGGAAGAATGAGTCTTGTATATTGGAAAGATATGTAAGGAAGATGAGAGGAACTACTGTAACTTTATCTGAGATGAAGTCGATGTTGCTTAATGGGCCTGCTTCTTCAATCTCGATG AAGCGGAAGTGGTCTTCACCTCGTGATCGTGAGCTTGTCTCTGCAAGCTTACGAATCAAGAATGCCCCAGTACTAAGGAGTTTTCCAGACTTGCATGCTCCACTTTTTCGGAATGCCTCTGTATTCAAAAT GAGTTATGAACTGATGACGCGTATACTCAAAATATATGTATATAAAGAAGGGGAAACGCCCATATTCCACGAGCCAAGGGTACGAGGAATATATGCTGCAGAAGGATGGTTCATGAAACTAGTTGAGAAGAGTAAACAGTTTGTCGTTAGGGACCCAAAAAAAGCTCATCTATTTTACTTACCTTTCAGCTCTAACTCACTGCGCAGCACCCTTCATGATCATAGTATGAAAGACTTGGAGCGATATCTCTCTGGGTATGTGGATATAATCAAGAAGAAACATCGGTTTTGGAACAGAACTAATGGAGCAGATCACTTTTTGGTTGCTTGTCATGACTGG GGTCCCCGAATAACGAGGACGCATATGAGCAATTGCATTAGAGCATTATGTAACACCAATGTAGCAAGAGGATTCAGCATAGGCAAGGATGTAGCTGTACCTGTAACTTATGTTCGTAGTGGAAATGAGCCTACAAGAGACATTGGAGGGAAACCACCTTCAGAGAGAGATATCTTAGCCTTCTTTGCCGGCCAGATGCACGGTTATGTACGTCCACTACTCTTAAAATATTGGGAGAATAGGGCCCCTGACATGAAAATTTTTGGCCCCATGAAGCGGGACGTGGAAGGCAAAGCAGTGTACAGAGAGTACATGAAAAGCAGTAAGTTTTGCATTTGTGCCAAAGGGTATGGGGTCCACACCCCTAGGGTGGTCGAATCGATCTTCTATGAGTGTGTTCCGGTGATTATCTCTGATAATTATGTGCCTCCTTTCTTTGAGGTGTTGGATTGGGAGGAGTTTGCTGTTTTTGTATTGGAGAAAGATATTCCGAATTTGAGGAACATTCTTGTTTCTATCCCTGAAGATAGGTACTTTGAGATGCACTTAAGGGTAAAGATGGTGCAAAAACATTTTA